One Gottschalkia purinilytica DNA segment encodes these proteins:
- a CDS encoding DUF2877 domain-containing protein, whose product MQATYICSQLKDKIEEKGTLNGYISSVYRGIFTVVTEDEDLIYFLGSHKYIAPMSIVINDVSNFQDLNLLYNTKVTFTNKEIVLESAGLSIDLDGAEVWNPRPLLLSSESSERTIMNNLLILEEGIFNYGKHEGIAPLMFSIGDYIDEFKSLSNIKIHNNLYSSFIFNKVMDFLSKIVINDINNISMDTKEIIGFGPGMTPSSDDFLCGFMTTLVYMGIHYNLNMSRIYNLNREIIRDMEFDIEQISHSMLMHSSNGMTQEIIKKIIKDIIYSEDKEELLESIKDVVGFGDISGTDILCGIYIGFRTMVNNNIRKFFT is encoded by the coding sequence ATGCAAGCTACTTATATATGTTCACAATTAAAAGATAAGATTGAAGAAAAAGGAACTTTAAACGGATATATATCATCTGTTTATAGAGGAATTTTTACGGTTGTTACTGAGGATGAAGATTTAATATATTTTCTAGGCTCTCATAAATATATTGCGCCTATGTCCATAGTAATAAATGATGTTTCTAACTTTCAAGACTTAAATCTATTATATAATACGAAGGTTACTTTTACTAATAAAGAAATAGTATTAGAATCAGCGGGATTATCTATAGATTTAGATGGTGCTGAGGTATGGAATCCTAGACCTCTATTGTTATCGTCAGAATCTTCTGAAAGAACTATAATGAACAACTTATTAATACTTGAAGAAGGAATATTCAACTATGGTAAGCACGAAGGTATAGCACCTCTTATGTTTAGCATAGGAGATTATATAGATGAATTTAAGAGTTTATCTAATATAAAGATACACAACAATTTATATAGTTCCTTTATATTTAATAAGGTAATGGACTTTTTGTCGAAAATAGTCATAAATGATATAAATAATATATCTATGGATACAAAGGAGATTATTGGATTTGGACCTGGAATGACTCCGTCTTCAGATGATTTTTTATGTGGATTCATGACTACTCTGGTGTATATGGGAATACATTATAATCTTAATATGAGTAGGATATACAATTTAAACAGAGAGATAATTAGAGATATGGAATTTGATATAGAACAAATAAGCCATAGTATGTTAATGCATAGTTCTAATGGCATGACACAGGAAATTATAAAGAAGATAATTAAAGACATAATATATTCCGAAGATAAAGAAGAACTTTTAGAAAGTATAAAAGATGTTGTAGGATTCGGGGACATATCAGGAACGGATATATTGTGTGGGATATATATAGGATTTAGAACAATGGTCAATAACAATATAAGGAAATTTTTTACTTAA
- a CDS encoding ABC transporter ATP-binding protein, producing the protein MIKIENLTKTYRSGPIEVKALKDVSLMIQREEFVSIMGPSGSGKSTFMNILGCLDKATSGKYILDQVNVEELEEKELASVRNKKIGFVFQSFNLLPKISSLKNVELPMMYAGIPPKERKEKAIEALKKVGLENRLDHKPNELSGGQRQRVAIARSLVNTPSIILADEPTGNLDSKSGEEVMGIFQSLNNEGVTIVLVTHELEIAQFSKRIVVFKDGALIEDKEVENRNIVNL; encoded by the coding sequence ATGATAAAAATAGAAAATCTTACAAAGACATATAGGTCAGGACCTATAGAAGTAAAAGCTTTAAAAGATGTTAGCTTGATGATTCAAAGAGAAGAATTTGTTTCTATAATGGGTCCGTCAGGATCGGGAAAGTCTACATTTATGAATATACTTGGTTGTTTAGACAAAGCTACGTCAGGAAAGTACATATTAGACCAAGTAAATGTAGAAGAGCTTGAAGAAAAAGAATTAGCAAGTGTAAGAAATAAAAAAATAGGTTTTGTATTTCAATCATTTAACTTATTACCTAAAATATCTTCATTAAAAAATGTTGAACTTCCTATGATGTATGCAGGGATTCCTCCTAAAGAGAGAAAAGAAAAAGCTATAGAAGCATTAAAAAAGGTAGGACTGGAAAATAGACTAGACCACAAACCGAATGAACTTTCAGGGGGACAAAGACAAAGAGTTGCCATAGCAAGATCTTTGGTGAACACTCCGTCTATAATATTAGCTGATGAGCCTACTGGAAACTTAGATAGCAAGTCTGGAGAAGAAGTTATGGGTATATTTCAAAGTTTAAATAATGAGGGTGTAACTATTGTACTAGTTACTCATGAACTTGAAATAGCACAATTTTCAAAACGAATAGTAGTATTTAAAGATGGGGCTTTAATAGAGGATAAAGAAGTTGAAAATAGAAATATAGTCAATCTTTAA
- a CDS encoding efflux RND transporter periplasmic adaptor subunit — MDNKKKFLTIVSVLIIIAGIVSIGAMKAPKKVKNPNEEFETVKVLKEKNFSSTLDLNGVLKSKNEANVISELPYPISEVLVKEGDVVTKGKILARLNSEELKAKLKSAELSLELEKKKLRSLEKSLENAKNTANSQKNINKDMQNGMSSSIETQSKEDIESNIELQKKTIEIQEINLNTQREAFDKSNIKSPINGTVVFSGAKVGVPATGNNPLFTISDTKDLEVEVNVKEYDIRNVKIDQVAKITGEAFKDKEIYGKVTYIAPRARVSNSGAQGTSREAHVLVKISLENTDDILKPGYTTNVSIDIASKDEALVVPYEAIYQKKNGSYVVYVIRGNKIEETNVDIGISGDINQEIISKKIKAGDKIILNPSEKVRNKATK, encoded by the coding sequence GTGGACAATAAGAAGAAATTTTTAACAATAGTATCTGTCTTGATTATAATCGCCGGTATAGTTTCTATAGGAGCTATGAAAGCTCCTAAAAAGGTAAAGAATCCTAATGAAGAGTTTGAAACTGTAAAAGTATTAAAAGAAAAAAACTTTAGCTCTACTCTAGACTTAAATGGAGTATTAAAATCTAAAAACGAAGCAAATGTAATCTCAGAGTTACCTTATCCTATAAGTGAAGTTTTAGTTAAAGAAGGAGACGTGGTAACTAAAGGTAAGATATTAGCAAGGCTTAATAGTGAAGAATTAAAAGCAAAACTTAAATCAGCAGAGCTATCTTTAGAGCTAGAAAAGAAAAAGCTAAGGAGCTTAGAAAAGAGCCTAGAGAATGCTAAAAACACAGCTAATTCTCAAAAGAACATTAATAAGGATATGCAAAATGGTATGTCTTCATCTATAGAAACTCAAAGTAAAGAAGATATTGAAAGTAATATAGAATTACAAAAGAAAACTATAGAAATACAAGAAATAAATCTAAACACTCAAAGAGAAGCTTTTGATAAATCAAATATTAAAAGTCCTATAAATGGCACAGTAGTATTTTCAGGAGCAAAAGTTGGAGTTCCTGCAACAGGAAATAATCCACTATTTACTATAAGTGATACTAAGGATTTGGAAGTAGAAGTAAATGTAAAAGAGTATGACATTAGGAATGTAAAAATAGATCAAGTTGCTAAAATTACTGGAGAGGCGTTTAAAGATAAAGAAATATACGGAAAAGTTACTTATATAGCTCCAAGAGCTAGAGTATCTAATAGTGGAGCTCAAGGTACGTCAAGAGAAGCCCATGTATTGGTAAAAATAAGTTTAGAAAATACTGATGACATATTGAAACCTGGATATACTACTAATGTATCTATAGATATAGCTAGTAAAGACGAAGCACTAGTAGTTCCTTATGAAGCTATATATCAAAAGAAGAATGGAAGTTATGTTGTTTATGTAATAAGAGGGAATAAGATAGAAGAAACTAATGTTGATATTGGGATTTCAGGTGACATTAATCAAGAAATAATAAGTAAAAAAATAAAAGCTGGAGATAAAATAATATTAAATCCTTCAGAAAAAGTCAGGAATAAAGCTACAAAGTAA
- the tsaD gene encoding tRNA (adenosine(37)-N6)-threonylcarbamoyltransferase complex transferase subunit TsaD, with protein MDISIEKDNIITLAIETSCDETSVSVVKNGREVLSNIISSQIEVHKKFGGVVPEIASRKHIENINSIIKNALDEARVTLDDIDNIGVTYGPGLVGALLVGISSAKALSFGKNIPLVPVNHIEGHIYANFIEHKDLEPPFTCLIVSGGHTHLVNVKDYGEYEFLGRTRDDAAGEAFDKVARALGLGYPGGPIIDNLAKIGNKDAIEFPRVYLDEDTFDFSFSGLKSAVLNYLNSSKQKGIEIVVEDVAASFQQAVIEVLVEKAIKASKKSGNHIIAIAGGVAANEGLRNLMELRGEEEGIEIKYPSKILCTDNAAMIGCVAYYNYVKGKIGDLDLNAVPNLKL; from the coding sequence TTGGATATTAGCATAGAAAAGGATAATATAATTACTCTAGCAATAGAAACATCATGTGATGAAACTTCTGTATCAGTAGTTAAAAATGGGAGAGAAGTTTTATCAAATATAATTTCTTCACAGATAGAAGTACATAAGAAGTTTGGAGGAGTGGTTCCAGAAATAGCTTCAAGAAAGCATATAGAAAATATAAACAGTATAATAAAAAATGCTTTGGATGAGGCAAGAGTTACATTAGATGACATTGATAATATAGGTGTAACTTATGGACCAGGATTAGTAGGAGCATTACTTGTAGGAATATCAAGTGCCAAGGCACTATCTTTTGGTAAAAACATTCCTTTAGTACCAGTTAATCATATAGAGGGGCATATATATGCTAACTTTATAGAGCATAAGGATCTAGAGCCTCCATTTACATGTTTGATAGTATCAGGAGGACATACACACTTAGTAAATGTTAAAGATTATGGAGAATATGAGTTTCTAGGAAGAACTAGAGATGATGCTGCTGGAGAGGCTTTTGATAAAGTTGCAAGAGCATTAGGATTAGGATATCCTGGTGGACCTATTATTGATAATCTTGCTAAAATAGGAAATAAAGATGCTATAGAATTTCCTAGAGTTTATTTAGATGAAGACACATTTGATTTTAGCTTTAGTGGATTAAAATCAGCTGTTCTAAATTACTTAAATAGTTCAAAACAAAAAGGAATAGAAATAGTAGTAGAAGATGTAGCAGCTAGCTTTCAGCAAGCTGTCATAGAAGTCCTTGTTGAGAAAGCTATAAAAGCATCAAAAAAGAGTGGTAATCATATAATAGCTATTGCAGGTGGAGTTGCTGCAAATGAAGGACTAAGAAATCTTATGGAATTAAGAGGGGAAGAAGAAGGTATTGAGATAAAATATCCATCAAAGATATTATGTACAGATAATGCTGCTATGATAGGATGTGTAGCTTATTATAATTATGTTAAAGGGAAAATAGGAGATTTAGATTTAAATGCAGTTCCCAATCTAAAACTATAA
- a CDS encoding ABC transporter permease, with the protein MNFIECIKVALSSLWGNKMRSFLTMLGIIIGISSVITIVSLGEGSQAQIGVEFEKFGTNRVVLRMHLDKSYTEEDMFSDDDIESIQKAFKNDIKAISPSVSLSDKAINGSKKKNVSLIGVNEQYNNLEQIDITQGRFFIESDNKRNRNVCVIDEKLAENLFKRTEVIGEKIKLGSGKKFTIVGVYKTIPGTLDKISSQFMEEATSMYIPISSMKSLGIEDKYKFVEVNLKNGDTIEKTANDIIRFIERKHRNIGKEYYRYTSAEQQMGMLNNVLGILSGVIGAIAAISLLVGGIGVMNIMLVSVTERTREIGIRKAIGATRKDILFQFLVESMIISSVGGIIGTILGLIFQWIIASALGIPPSVSIATVIIAVLFSTAVGMFFGIYPANKAAKLDPIEALRCE; encoded by the coding sequence ATGAATTTCATAGAATGTATAAAAGTAGCTCTATCTAGTCTTTGGGGCAATAAAATGAGATCTTTTTTGACAATGCTAGGGATTATAATAGGAATATCATCTGTTATAACTATAGTTTCTTTAGGAGAAGGAAGTCAAGCTCAGATTGGTGTTGAATTTGAAAAGTTTGGAACGAATAGAGTTGTACTTAGAATGCATTTGGATAAATCATATACAGAAGAGGATATGTTTAGTGATGATGATATAGAATCTATACAAAAGGCATTTAAAAATGATATAAAGGCAATATCACCTAGTGTAAGTTTATCAGATAAAGCTATAAATGGAAGTAAAAAGAAAAATGTATCTCTTATAGGTGTTAACGAGCAATATAACAATCTTGAACAAATTGATATTACACAAGGTAGATTTTTTATAGAATCAGATAATAAGAGAAATCGAAATGTATGTGTAATAGATGAAAAACTAGCAGAAAATTTATTCAAAAGAACAGAAGTTATAGGAGAAAAAATCAAGCTAGGGAGTGGAAAGAAGTTTACAATTGTAGGAGTATACAAAACGATACCAGGTACACTTGATAAAATAAGTAGCCAGTTCATGGAAGAAGCCACGAGTATGTATATACCTATAAGTAGCATGAAAAGTTTAGGTATAGAAGATAAATATAAGTTTGTAGAAGTAAATCTCAAAAATGGAGATACTATAGAAAAAACTGCAAATGACATAATTAGATTTATTGAAAGAAAACATAGAAACATAGGTAAAGAATACTATAGGTATACTAGTGCTGAGCAACAAATGGGAATGCTTAATAATGTTTTAGGAATACTTTCAGGAGTTATAGGAGCTATAGCAGCAATATCTCTTTTAGTTGGAGGAATAGGAGTAATGAATATAATGCTAGTTTCTGTAACAGAGAGAACAAGAGAAATAGGAATAAGAAAAGCAATAGGAGCCACACGAAAAGATATATTATTTCAGTTTTTAGTGGAGTCTATGATTATATCTAGCGTTGGAGGAATAATCGGAACTATATTAGGACTTATATTCCAGTGGATAATAGCTTCTGCTTTAGGAATACCACCTTCAGTATCTATTGCTACTGTTATAATAGCAGTATTATTTTCAACAGCAGTTGGAATGTTTTTTGGAATATATCCAGCGAATAAAGCTGCAAAGCTTGACCCTATAGAAGCTTTAAGATGTGAATAA
- a CDS encoding alanine/glycine:cation symporter family protein has product MTKIFNMIYEILWGPILIPLLLGTGIYYTFNLRFIQVRKIGAAFKQVFGGMFNKKEKADKDGMSSFQALATAVAAQVGTGNLAGVATAIVSGGPGAIFWMWVSALLGMATNFGEAILGQIYKERVGDEITGGPAYYIRKGINSKFLAGFFAISIIIALGFIGNMVQSNSIAEVVKNAINVKPIFVGIITAILAGIILIGGISRIASFTEKVVPIMALVYILGSLGILIINIDKVIPAFKMIFVGAFNPKAVGGGALGITVMQAARYGIARGLFSNEAGMGSTPHAHAVAKVKHPAEQGLAALVGVTIDTVIICTITALVILTSGTLDSGLTGSALTQNAFKLGFGNIGVYFIAISLFFFAFSTIIGWYFFGEANIKYLFGEKGIMPYRLLVLAFLVVGSVLEVKVVWQLADIFNGLMVFPNLIALLLLSYKVKDVLKDYENKYLRKLDSVYLNKED; this is encoded by the coding sequence ATGACTAAAATTTTTAATATGATTTACGAAATTTTATGGGGACCTATATTGATTCCATTATTATTAGGTACAGGAATTTATTACACTTTTAATTTAAGATTTATCCAGGTGAGAAAAATAGGAGCAGCGTTTAAACAAGTATTTGGAGGAATGTTCAACAAAAAAGAAAAAGCAGATAAAGACGGAATGTCATCTTTTCAAGCTTTAGCAACAGCAGTTGCTGCCCAAGTTGGAACAGGTAACTTAGCAGGGGTAGCAACTGCCATAGTTTCAGGAGGACCAGGCGCCATATTTTGGATGTGGGTAAGTGCATTACTAGGGATGGCAACTAACTTTGGAGAAGCAATACTAGGGCAAATCTATAAGGAAAGAGTAGGAGATGAAATAACAGGAGGACCTGCATATTATATAAGGAAAGGTATAAATAGTAAATTTTTAGCTGGATTCTTTGCTATATCTATTATAATTGCTTTAGGATTTATAGGTAATATGGTACAGTCAAACTCTATTGCAGAAGTGGTAAAAAATGCTATAAACGTAAAGCCGATATTTGTAGGAATAATAACCGCTATATTAGCAGGTATTATTTTAATTGGAGGAATAAGTAGAATTGCATCTTTTACAGAAAAAGTAGTGCCTATAATGGCATTAGTATATATACTTGGAAGTTTAGGAATACTTATAATAAATATAGATAAAGTTATACCAGCTTTCAAAATGATATTTGTTGGAGCTTTTAATCCGAAAGCTGTTGGAGGAGGAGCTTTAGGAATAACAGTAATGCAAGCTGCTAGATATGGTATAGCAAGGGGATTGTTTTCAAATGAAGCTGGTATGGGTTCTACACCTCATGCCCATGCTGTAGCAAAAGTAAAACATCCTGCTGAACAAGGCTTAGCTGCATTAGTAGGAGTTACTATAGATACAGTTATAATATGTACAATCACAGCTTTAGTAATTCTTACATCTGGTACTTTAGATTCAGGATTAACAGGATCTGCTCTTACACAGAATGCTTTTAAACTAGGATTTGGAAATATAGGAGTATACTTTATAGCTATTTCATTATTTTTCTTTGCTTTTTCAACTATTATAGGTTGGTACTTTTTTGGAGAGGCTAATATAAAATATTTATTTGGTGAAAAAGGCATAATGCCTTATAGATTACTGGTTTTAGCGTTTTTAGTTGTAGGATCTGTATTAGAAGTGAAGGTTGTTTGGCAGTTAGCAGATATATTTAATGGACTTATGGTATTTCCAAATTTAATTGCTTTATTGTTATTATCCTATAAGGTAAAAGACGTATTAAAAGATTATGAGAATAAATATTTAAGAAAATTAGATTCTGTATATTTAAATAAAGAGGATTAG
- a CDS encoding calcium/sodium antiporter produces the protein MESYIEVLVSNFSLPLLAIIIVISFYALGKGADILVNNAVDISKSIGIPKMIIGATIVSLGTTLPEVSVSVVSAMHGNPDLALGNAVGSIICDTALIIGIATTISPLKINKEITNRHGWIQFGAGVLLVIFSIPYSNLSNMLISGGTISRYVGFLFLLLLLLYIFLSIKWTKTYKDECALDDATCTESYEIKKSLKEILGLILGIAIVILSSNIVIPAIKECAIRFNIPNSVIAATIVAFGTSLPELITAVTASRKGHGDLALGNIIGADILNVLFVVGASASFSKQGIKVSPEFFKLYFPSMLAVLLVFRIGTILSKERLNKWFGIVLLGLYIMVNFLSYF, from the coding sequence ATGGAATCTTATATAGAAGTACTAGTTAGTAACTTCAGCTTACCACTATTAGCTATAATTATAGTGATTTCTTTTTATGCTTTAGGTAAAGGTGCAGATATATTAGTAAATAATGCTGTTGATATATCAAAGTCTATAGGAATACCTAAAATGATTATAGGGGCTACTATTGTGAGTTTAGGAACAACACTTCCAGAGGTATCGGTTTCTGTAGTTTCTGCAATGCATGGAAATCCTGACTTAGCACTTGGAAATGCAGTAGGATCTATTATATGTGATACTGCACTGATAATTGGTATAGCAACTACAATATCACCATTAAAAATAAATAAAGAAATTACAAATAGACACGGATGGATTCAATTCGGTGCAGGAGTTTTATTAGTTATTTTCTCTATACCTTATAGTAATTTGAGTAATATGTTAATCTCAGGAGGGACTATTAGTAGATATGTAGGATTCTTATTTTTATTATTGTTATTACTTTACATATTTTTATCAATAAAATGGACTAAAACGTATAAAGATGAATGCGCTTTAGATGATGCTACATGTACAGAATCTTATGAAATCAAAAAAAGTTTGAAAGAAATTTTAGGATTAATACTAGGTATAGCAATAGTAATACTGTCTTCTAATATAGTAATACCTGCTATAAAAGAATGTGCAATAAGATTTAATATACCTAATAGTGTAATAGCTGCTACTATAGTTGCATTTGGAACTTCTTTACCAGAACTTATAACAGCAGTTACGGCATCAAGAAAAGGACACGGTGATCTTGCTTTGGGTAATATAATAGGAGCAGATATACTAAATGTATTATTTGTGGTAGGAGCTTCAGCTTCATTTTCAAAACAAGGTATAAAAGTATCTCCTGAATTTTTTAAACTTTATTTTCCATCTATGCTAGCTGTACTTTTAGTGTTTAGAATTGGAACTATACTATCAAAAGAAAGATTAAATAAATGGTTTGGAATTGTTTTACTAGGATTATATATAATGGTTAATTTCTTAAGCTATTTTTAA
- a CDS encoding ABC-F family ATP-binding cassette domain-containing protein: MIVLSCNNLSKSYVVDKILDNITFSINNDEKVGLVGLNGAGKSTLFNILTGNVSIDSGNIFISKECKLGYLEQQTYIESQNSILDEAMEVFKPIIDMEEKLRTLEQEISIEAQQENSNKLEKLMESYSVLSEEFQGKNGYGFKSEIKGVLKGLGFTDDQLDKPIHQLSGGQKARVSLAKLLLEKPDILLLDEPTNHLDIQAIDWLEKYIREYRGAAIIISHDRYFLDNTVSKIFYLENSNLSIYNGNYTTFMKKRKEELELLEKKYEEQQKEISRQEDIIRRFMSYGGQRYVRQAQSRQKMLDKMQKLDSPAASNKRSKIRFEPSIQSGNDVVSIENLSKSFENIDLFNNVSFNIYKGEKVGLIGPNGIGKTTLFKIIMGNISPTDGSITLGHHVNIGYYDQEQSDLNSQKTIVDEIWDDYPNLNHYQIRTLLAQFLFLGDDIFKDISDLSGGERSRISLLKLMLSKSNFLLMDEPTNHLDIDSKEVLEDALLNYDGTLLVISHDRYFLNKVTNKILDLSKCGITEYLGNYSYYLEKKNASLSVEDENSNEKTKTQIKAERKKEKEQEKIERQLRKKVKLLEENISKHEESISELENLMCDPNIYSNHQKSNEIHQEILKLKTELENLYTDWMDLTEC, encoded by the coding sequence TCTCTATAGATTCTGGAAATATATTCATTTCAAAAGAATGTAAGTTAGGCTATCTTGAACAACAAACTTATATAGAGAGTCAAAATAGTATACTAGACGAAGCTATGGAAGTTTTTAAGCCTATAATAGATATGGAAGAGAAGCTAAGAACACTTGAACAAGAGATAAGTATAGAAGCACAACAAGAAAATTCAAATAAATTAGAAAAATTAATGGAATCTTATTCTGTTCTCTCAGAAGAGTTTCAAGGAAAAAATGGTTATGGATTTAAAAGTGAAATTAAAGGTGTCCTAAAAGGACTAGGTTTCACAGATGATCAGCTTGATAAGCCTATTCATCAGTTAAGTGGTGGTCAGAAAGCTAGAGTATCTTTAGCAAAGCTTTTATTAGAAAAGCCGGATATTTTATTATTAGATGAGCCTACCAATCATCTTGATATACAAGCTATAGATTGGTTAGAAAAATATATTAGAGAATATAGAGGTGCAGCTATAATAATATCTCATGATAGATATTTTTTAGACAATACGGTATCTAAAATATTCTATTTGGAGAATTCTAACTTGTCTATTTATAACGGTAACTATACTACTTTTATGAAAAAAAGAAAAGAAGAGCTAGAGCTTCTTGAAAAAAAATATGAAGAACAACAAAAAGAAATATCTAGACAAGAAGATATCATTCGTAGATTTATGTCCTACGGCGGTCAGAGATATGTAAGACAAGCTCAAAGTAGACAAAAAATGCTTGATAAAATGCAAAAGTTAGACAGTCCCGCTGCTAGTAATAAACGCTCCAAGATAAGATTTGAACCTAGTATTCAAAGCGGAAACGATGTAGTATCTATAGAGAACTTAAGTAAGTCTTTTGAAAACATAGACCTTTTTAATAATGTTAGTTTTAATATATATAAAGGAGAAAAAGTAGGACTTATAGGTCCAAATGGTATTGGTAAAACTACTCTTTTTAAAATTATCATGGGTAATATTTCTCCTACAGATGGTAGTATAACTCTTGGTCACCATGTAAATATAGGATACTATGATCAAGAACAATCAGATCTAAATAGCCAAAAAACTATAGTAGATGAAATATGGGATGATTATCCTAACTTAAACCATTACCAGATAAGAACTCTTCTAGCTCAATTTTTATTTTTAGGAGACGATATATTTAAGGATATATCTGATTTAAGCGGTGGTGAAAGAAGTAGAATTTCACTTCTTAAGCTCATGTTATCAAAGTCCAATTTCTTACTTATGGACGAGCCTACTAACCACCTTGACATAGACTCTAAAGAAGTTTTAGAAGATGCTCTTCTCAATTATGATGGTACATTACTTGTAATATCACATGATAGATACTTTTTAAACAAAGTTACCAACAAAATACTTGATCTATCTAAATGTGGAATTACAGAGTATTTAGGAAACTATAGTTACTATCTTGAAAAGAAAAATGCATCTTTATCTGTAGAAGATGAAAATAGTAATGAAAAGACTAAGACTCAAATCAAAGCAGAACGTAAAAAAGAAAAAGAACAAGAAAAAATTGAAAGACAATTAAGAAAAAAAGTAAAGCTTCTTGAAGAAAATATATCTAAACATGAGGAAAGTATATCAGAACTTGAAAATCTCATGTGTGATCCTAATATATATTCTAATCATCAAAAAAGTAATGAGATTCATCAAGAAATTTTAAAGCTTAAGACAGAACTTGAGAATCTCTACACTGATTGGATGGATCTAACTGAATGTTAG